Part of the Streptomyces sp. f51 genome is shown below.
GCGGTGACGTCGTTGTTGCTGCTGCCCTTGCTGATCGGCGGCTATCTGGCCGCCGTGTTCGTCTTCAAGGCAGCCCACGGCGTCGCCGCCGCACCGTGGCGGGCGGCCATCCTGATCGGGTACGCCCTGGTGGGCGCGCTGCTCACCGACCTGATCGCCGGACTGGCGATCGGCGCGTACTCCAGCAGCCACTTCTGGCCGCTGCTGCCGTGCTTCTGGCTCATCACCTCGGCCGTGGCGCTGGCGGCCGCCGCGCTCCAGGCGCTGGTGGGCAAGTGGGGCACGCTGCTGGTGGCGGTGCTGTTCATCGCCGTCGGCGGTCCGCCGGCGGGGGGACTGGGCACGTACCTGCTGCCGGTCTACTGGCGCAACATCGGGGTGATCCTCCCGGCGCAGAACGCGGTCACCCTGGTCAACCGCGTGCTCTACTTCGGCGGGAACGACATCTCGACCCCGCTGACCGTGCTGTTCCTCTACGCCGCCGCCGGAACGGCCGTCATCGCCTGGTTCGGCCGCGTCCGCCCCGCCAGGGAGGCCGCAGCGGCCCGCGGTACGCAGATTCCGTCGCCTCCCGGTGCGCAGACCCCGTCGCCCCCGGTACGCAGGTTCCGTCGCCCTCCGGTACGCGGGCTCCGTCGCCCTCCGGTGACGCGGCCAGCACCCCCGGTCGCCGCCGTGCCGTGATCGGGATGCTCGTCGCGCTGGGCATCTGCGCCGTCATGCAGTGCCTGTTCGCCACCACCTACATGAGCGCCGGGCACGCCCCCAAGGCCTCCAACCTGCCGTTCGGCGCGGTCGGCTCGTCGCCGGTCCTGGCCGAGGCCCAGAAGAAGATCTCCCTGAAGGTCACCCAGTATCCGAACGAGGCGGCGGCGAAGTCCGCCATGGACCAGGCCCGCGTCTTCGGCGCGCTGGTCTCGTCGGGCGGGACGAACACCTTGATCGTGGTGCCCTCCATGAGCGACCTGGCGCCGCTCGATCTCGCGGTCCGGTTCGAGGAGGCGGCCCGCGGCACCGGGCAGAAGCTCGCGGTCCAGCAGTACGCCCCGCTCCCTCTGGTGCCCAGGGACCCGTTCGGCCTGGTCCAGGCACTCATGCTCGTTCCGCTGCTCATCGGCGGCTACATGTCCTCCACCCTGCTCATGACCGCCACCGGCAAGGCGGCCGGCCGTTGGCGCGCCGCCCAGCTCGCCGGGTTCGCCGTCGTCAGCGGTCTGGTCATCGACCTGATCGTCTGTTACTGGCTCCAGGGATTCCCCAGCAGCAAGTTCTGGATCACCTGGCCTATCTGCTCACTGATCGTCGCCGTGGTCGCCTTCGTCGCCGCGGTCCTCCAAAAACTGCTGGGCCCCATCGGCACCCTCGTGACGGTCGTCGTGATCATCCTGCTGGGCAACCCGTCCTCCGGCGGCGCGAGCGGGGTGCCCTACCTGCCCGCCTTCTGGCGCGACCTGGGTCCCTATCTGCCACCCCGCAACGGCTACATCCTGCTCCACCACACCATCTACTTCGACGGCCACGGAACCAGCCAGGCGCTGATCAACCTGCTCATCTATCTCGTCGTCGCCGCGGCCGTCCTCATCGTGCTCGACCTGCGTCACACCGAGGCGGACGTACCCGTCGACGCCACCGAGGCCGCGGCCGTGTCCGTCCCGGTCGGGGCCGTGCCGTAAGCGGTTCCTTGCCCGTCCCCCCCCGCATCAATCACCGGGCCTGATGAAGAGTCTGAGCGTGTCCAGGGCCAGCTTGTCCGTCACGGCGCTTCGACCGGACAGCCGGTGGACAAGGATCCAGCCCTGCGGTGAGGCTCCCGCGAAGACGGACGCGCCGCCTGTCGCGCCGTTGTGCCACACAAGGCTTCCCGCCTTCTGCCAGGCCGGTGCCGGTTCACCCAGCCCGCGCTCGACCAGCAGGCCGGTGAGGAGGCGGGCGGCGGCCCGGGGGGTCGCCCACAGCCCGCCGGCGGGAAGAATCGCGCCGCCCATGGTCCAGGGCCGACGAGGCCGGCCGAACAGCCCGGCGCGGCACAGCCGTCTGCCAGGCGGCGGATCGACGGCGACGTCGGCGACACCGAGGGGGTCGAGGACGTGGCGGTGCAGCAGTTCCTCGTACGGGGTGCCGGTGGCCGCGGTCAGCGCGGCACCCAGGAGCGCGTATCCGAGGTTGGAGTACTCCTCGGCCGTCCCCGGGGGAGCCGTGGCCAGGGTGTCGAGGGTCCGTACGACCGAGTCCAGTGCGGCGGCGTCGAAGGCCGCGTAGGGATCGCGCCCGTTGATGCCGGGGGGCAGACGGGGAAGGCCCGAGGTGTGCTCGGCGAGGTGGCGCAGGGTGATTCCCGTGCCGCCGGGCGCCGGCAGAAACCGCTCCAGCGGGTCGTCCAGGCTCAGGACTCCGTCGTCGGCCAGGGCGGTCAGGACGGTCGCGGTGAGCGGCTTGGTCAACGAACCGATCTGCACGAACAGATCGGGGTCGTGGCCGTGGGAGACCTGGGGTGCCTGAAAGCTGCTGAGGACACAGGTGGGGACTCGGATCAGCAGGTCTCCTTCGTGGATACCCCGGCCTTCAGGCCGGGGGAGGAAGTGAAGGTCCTGCGGAGCAGGGCGGGGAAAGCTGTTTCGCCCGTCGGGTGGACCGGGGTTGTCAGTGGCGGCCGCTACGTTGCTCGGGTGCATCTGCGGTATTCGTTCCGGATCGAGCCGACGCCGGGTCAGCGCATCGCGCTGGCTCGTACGTTCGGCTGTGCCCGGGTGGTCTTCAACGATGCGCTGGCCGCGAGGAAGGCCGCCTACCAGGCAGACAGGTCGCGGATCGCGACGGGTGCTCTGGCGAAGCGGGTGATCACCGATGCGAAGAAGACGGCCGAGCGGGCTTGGCTCGCCGAGGTGTCGGTGGACGCCTTGCAGTCCTCTCTTCGTGATCTCGATACGGCGTACGCGAACTTCTTCGCGTCGGTGTCGGGCAAGCGGCCAGGGCGCCGTATGGGACTGCCGACGTTCAAGTCGAAGAGGGACAGCCGGCGGGCGGTCCGTTTCTCCAGGAACGGGTTCCGGCTGCGGGACAACGGCCGGCTGAACCTCGCGAAGATCGGGGACGTGCGGGTCCGCTGGTCCCGGGAACTGCCGTCGCCTCCCTCCTCGGTGACTGTGCTCAAGGATCCGTCGGGGCGGTACTTCGCGAGCTTCGTCGTTCAGGTCGAGCCCGAGCCGCTCGCGCCCGTGGGTGCCGAGGTCGGCATCGACCTGGGCCTGACGCATTACGCCGTGCTGTCCGACGGGCGGGTGATCGACAATCCCCGCTTCCTGCGGCGTGCCGAGCGGAGACTGAGGAAGGCGCAGCAGGTGTTGAGCCGGAAGGTGAAGGGGTCGAGGAACCGGGCCAAGGCCCGGTTGAAGGTTGCCCGGGCGCATGCCCGGGTGGCCGATGCGCGCAGAAACTGGTGCCATCAGAGTGCTTCGAGGCTGGTCCGCGACAACCAAGCGGTCTACCTCGAAGACCTGGCGGTCTCCGGCCTGGCCCGCACTCGCCTGGCCAAGTCTGTGCACGACGCGGCATGGGGCATGTTCCGCCGGGTGCTGGAGGAGAAGGCGGCCCGCTGTGGCCGGCACGTCGGCATCGTTTCCCGCTGGCTGCCCTCCTCGCAGACGTGCTCGGTGTGCTGGGTCGTGGATGGGAAGAAGCCGCTGCACGTGCGTATCTGGCGGTGCGAGGGCTGCGGTACCGAACATGATCGTGACCTCAATGCGTCGCGTGTGATCCTCGCCGCCGGGCAGGCGGAGAGGCTAAACGCCCCTGGAGGGCCGGTCAGCCCTGGAGTGGAAATCCCACGCCAGGCACGGCTCGTTGAACGGGGAACCCATCCGAAGGCCCAGCCGGTCACCACCGGCAGCCAGGCGGGAATCCCCGTCCTTTAGGGCGGGGAGGATGTCAAGATGCTTCTGCCGTGTGTTCGGGGCAGCGCGCGTGCCGCCGTGCCGACGGGTGTGCGATGTCGGCGGCCGCGCGATGCCGGTGGGTGGCTGTCGTGGCTGTCGCTGTTTCGGGTTCGTCCGGGGATGGACGGGTCGAGCGGTCTGCCTGGTGACGGCCACCCGACGGAACAGGCCTGCGATCGCGGTCCGTTGACCGGGGCGAACCGCAATGTGCTCCGCTCTGTTAGGAGTTGCGCGGTGATGGGCCGGTTCCGTGAAGAGGTCGGGAGGTTTGACGGCTCGGGCGGGGCCGGGGGAGGGGGCGGGTTCGGGCGGCCCGGCTCACCCCGCCCTGCGCCACGCGAAGCCCGTGCCCGGGTCCGCCGAACGAGCGCTGTGACGGGGATGGTTGACGGCAGTCTCCTTGGTCTCCTTCTCCGGTCAGCGGGCGATCGAGACGGCGAAGGGCGCGAATCCGCTGGACCGGATCACGTGGGGCACGAACAGGACTGCGGCCTCGGTGGCTTGGGCGGTCCGGATCCCGCCGAGGTCCGTGATCCACTCCGGGTGCCAGCCGAGTTCCTCGAGGAGCCCGCGGACGACCTGCTTGGCTCCCGGGTCCTCGCCCGAGAGGAAGGCGGTGGGCGCCTGGGCGAGTGTGCCGGGCGCTGTCATCACCGTGTAGAGCATGGTGTTGAGCGTCTTGACGACACGCGTGCCGGGGAGCGCTTCCTGGAGCTGTTCCCCGAGGCTCGAACCGGGGTGGAGCAGGCCGGCGGGCAGTCCGTCGGGTCCGTCGACGGTGGCGTTGGAGACGTCCACGAGGATCTTGCCCTCCAACTCCTTCCGTAGAGCGAGGAGTCGTTCCAGGGAGCCGGCGCCCGGCGTGGCGTTGATGACGATCTGCGCGGTCCGGGCGGCGTCGGCGGCAGCGCCCGGCGAGCGGTCTGCCACGGTCACCTCGTGCCCGGCCCGGGTGAGGGCCGCGGACAGGCTGCCGCCGACGCGGCCGTTTCCGAGTACGGCGATCATGCTCATGTTGATCTGGTCCTTCCGGTGCTTGTCGTTCTTGGAGGTGGTCAGCGCGAGAGCGTGGCGACGGCGGCGGTGTGCACACCGGGCGTGGCGGCCAGGAGGCTCTCGCTCTCCGGTGTCCAGGGCCGGCCCTCGGCGTCGGAGATGCGTCCGCCGGCCTCGGTGACGAGCAGTGCGCCGGGCAGCAGGTCCGCCCGGGCCCCGGCGAACTGCCAGAAGGCGTCGATCCGGCCGGCGGCCACGTTCAGCAGATGCAGGGTCGCGGGCACGGACGTCCGCACCACGAGCGCGTCCAGCAGCATCGCGGTGATCGAGGAGCCGACGCGGCGCACGATCGCTTCGTCCTCGTCCGGCCGGGCCTGGCTCGTGGCCACGAGGCTCAGCCCGAGGTCCGTGGTCTCGGAGACGCGCAGCGGCCGGCCGTCGAGGTGGGCGCCGCCGCCCGCGAGCGCGGTGTAGGTCTCGCCGGTCAGCGGCAGGTGGACCGCGGTGAGCACCGGCCGGTTGTCGCGCACGAGTGTGGCGGTCACCGCCCAATCCGGCAGCCCGTGCAGGTGGTTGACGTTGCCCTCGGCCGGATCCACGACCCACCACTCGCCGGAGGGCAGTGCCCCGCCGTCGAGTTCTTCCTCCACCCAGCCGGCCTCCGGGCGCAGAAGCGTCAGGCGGGGGCGCAGGACTTCGAGGGCGGCGTCGTCGTTGGCGGCGAGCGCGCTCATCAGTTCCTCGCGCGTCCGGTGGCGGACCACGCCGCCGAACCGCTCCCGCAGCACCGAGCCTGCCGCACCCACGGCGAGCGCGGTCTGGGCGAGCAGTTCGGCGTCGGACACGGAACCGGTGGCCGTGGTGCTTGCGGTGCTCTGGATCGATGCGGACATGGCGGTACTCCCAATTCTCAGCAGGGGATGAGGCCGAGGGCGCGAATGGCGTTGATCTCTGCGCCCCACACCTCGAAGGTATGAGCAGTGGGCATTAACCTCAAGTGCATGTAAAGCACGGCTAGAGTGACTCCCATGCAACTGGATTTGAACCTGCTCGCCGCGCTCGACGCGCTCCTGGAGGAAGGGAGCGTGACCGGCGCGGCCGACCGCCTGCACGTGACCGCCCCGGCGATGAGCCGAAGCCTCGGCCGGATCCGGAAAACGACGGGCGATCAGATCCTGGTGCGCACCGGGCGCACCATGACCCCGACGCCGTACGCGATCGCCGTCCGGGAACAGGTCCACGACCTGCTCCAGCAGGTCCAGGGCGTGCTGGCGCCGAGCCGTGAACTCGATCTCGCGACCCTGGAGCGCACCTTCACGCTCCGCTGGCACGACTCCCTCGTCGCCCTCGGCGGCCCCGCACTCCTCGCGGAAGTACGCAGGCAGGCACCGGGCGTACGGTTGCGCTTCATCGCGGAATCGAGCGTCGACACCCCCGGGCTGCGGCGCGGTGAAGTCGACCTGGAGGCGAACGCGAACCGCCCGGCCCAGCCCGAGATCCGCGCCGACCAGGTGGCCGAGACCCGCCAGGTCGTCGTCATGCGGCAAGGGCACCCGCTCGCCCGTGCCGAAGCGGTCACCGCCGCGCGGTACGCCGAGGCCGAGCACATCACCATCTCGCGGCGCGGAAGGTTCGACAACGCGCTCGACGAGGCCCTGGCACGGCTCGGCCTCACCCGGCGCGTGGTGGCGACCGCGCCCACCGAACGGGCCGGTTTCGAGTTCGTGCGCGAGTCCGACCTCCTCGTCACGGCCCCCGAATCCACGACACTCTCGGCCGCCGCGGATCTCGGCCTGGTCCTTCTCCCCCTCCCGTTCGAACTGCCCCCGGCCCCGGTGTACTTGTCGTGGCACCAGCGCTACGACACCGACCCCGCACACGTGTGGCTACGCGCCCTGGCACGGACCGCACTGGCCGGTCCGGGGAGGGGGCGGGATCAGGTAACGCACTGAGTTCTGGCCGGGTGAGCGGAGGACTTGGTCGCCTTCCTGAACCGGGATCTGCTGTTCGGAGCTGTGTCGGCTGGCCGCGTGAACCTGACTGCCTGCACCGCTGACTCCTTCGCCAATCGGCACCCAGTACCTCTTCGTGATCACAGACGGTCCATTGGATGTGCAGTGCACAGTTGCTCTTGGGTATGCAAAGCAATGGGTGGTGTTCGTTGAGGTCCACGGACAGCACGTGTCGAGGTCTGGCCGTGGGCTGCGCTTGTGTGCTCATTTCGTCAACCGCCCTTCGACCGAAGTGATTTGAAGCAGGGTTGACCTGCTGCTCCGAGCTCACATCGCCACCTGGAAATGGCCGAAATCCGGCCAAGTTCTGTGAGGTGAACGTGGACCGCCCTGTCCCTCCGGTACCCGGGAGGCGCACGGAGGATCCATACGGTGCTGGGCTGTGGGTCGCCGGGACCTCGGTGGTGGACCTTTGGGTGACAGGTGATTTCACGCCAACGCAATCACCGGCTTATCGAACCTCCGTACGGTATGTCTGCGTAAGGTGGCGCTGTGCATGACGAGGAACCTGACCAGTTCTGTGTCCGCGCACGTCATTCGGCGACCGGGGGAACACTGTCGCTCACGGGGATGAGTTGCGTCGCCATGCCGCCTTGCCGGCTCGGCACGCGTATCGATGTGGTTGGTTCGGCGTGCTCCTGAGCACTCTTCAGAAGCAGCTCGCCATGCTCCGCTGTTCGACCGTTCCTCGGGCTCGTACCCCCCAGTGAACGCAGAAAGGGATGCCTTCTTGCACCCCAGACCATGGTTCCGGCTGCCCGCGGCACGAAGATCGCGCAAGCTCACCTCCGCCGTCACCTCTACGGCTGCACTGGCGGTTCTGGCCGCTCTCGCGGTGCAGCCCGGCTCGACCAGGCCCCAAAGCGAGCCGGTGGCCGACTCCTACCCCTGGTACGACGACACCACCGCCGAGCAACTGCGTCAGGACCAGTGCCTGATGGCCGACGTACTGCGCCTGGGCGGCCCGTCGATGACCGCGACCGCGCAGGACGGCCTCAATCAGACGCCGGACAAGCTCCATGTCCTGGCCGACCGCAAGAACTGGGAACGGACACCGCTCGCCGTCGCGTACGACAACGACCGCGACGCGGCGGGCAAGGAGATGGACGCCCTTTCCGCTCAGCGGGAAGCCTGGCAGAAGCCTCTGAACGGTCTTGCGACTCCCGGCGGATTCACCGACACCGACTTCCACCAGCCGCCCGACGGCGACAAGAGCTTCTACTCCCAGACCGGGCTGTCCGCCTGGGTCGCCGACCGGTTCTGGAAGACCGACTCCGACTTCTACGACGACGCCACCCCGAAAGCCGACGACGCGACCCTCAAGGCCGTCGACCAGGTGGGCAACCCCCTCTACGGGAAGGACCCCGATCCCACCGGGACGACTCAGGCGGAGTGGAATCGCACGCTCGCCGAGCGCAGCGCCTTTCAGTGGATGCACGGGGGGCCCGCGGCGAACGCCGGCGCGGACGACGCCCGTCTTTTCCTGTCCTCCGGTGGCTTTCCGCGCAGCGCGCCGCAGCAGGGCACGCCGGAGTACCGCATCGCCGTCGAGGACGTGAAGTCCCGCTTCGCCGCGTGTGGTTGGCGGGATCCGGTCGACCCGGACGGCGTGCTGGGCGACATCACTTCCATGGCGGCCGGCGAGTGGCAGCAGGAGGTCGCCTCGCAGGCCGCTCAGCGCAACCAGGTCCTGGGCGCGAACAAGGACGCGGTCAACGCCCTGTCCAAGGGCGCGAAGGCTTTGAGCGACATGCTGGGCCAGTCCTGGACCGCGGACCATCTCACCCGGTGGCAGGACTACTGGATGCCGGGCGGTCTGGGCTGGGTGGGCGACAGCCCCACCGTCATCGAGGTGCACGCCGCGAAGGACAAGTGTCTCGACGTCCAGGGCGGCAAGAAGGACACCGGCACGCCGGTTCAGGTGTATACGTGCAACGGCTCCGCAGCACAGAAGTGGGTGCTCCTGGGCAGCGAGGACAAGCTGCACCTGCAGAACGTCAACTCCCTCAAGTGCCTGGACGTGGCCGGGAACAACACGGCGAACGGCACGACCATCCAGATCTCGTCGTGCAAGGAGTCCACGTCGCAGACCTGGTCGTCCGAACTGCGCGGTGCCACCAGCCTGAAGAGCGTCGGTACGGGCAAGTGCCTGGACCTGCACACCTTTGACAACGGCAACGACGCCAAGCTCTACACCTGCAACGACACCCCTGCGCAGCAGTTCGACATCAAGCCGTCCGGCCACAACGGCACCGGACAGCTGGACTACCCGGACAAGGCGCAGTTCACGAAGGCGACGAACGGCGTGGCCGCCGCGCAGGCCGCCGCGAAGAAGCAACTGACTGTCCTGAAGGCTCAGCTCGCTGCCGCGCAGAAGGCATCGACCACCTCGGACACGGCCGTTCAGGCTGCCTACGGCATCGCCGACACCAACGGCGCGCCGCGCGGCCGCGGTCTGCTCGTCGGGCAGCAGAAGGACCAGGTCACACAGGGAGCCGCCGCCGCGCTCGCAGCGCTGGAGAAGGCCGGTGAGACCGCCGAGGCGGCCACCCGCGCCTCCGCCGGCGACAGCGCGACCATCACGCAGCGCGCGCTGGCCCAGGCCGCCCAGGCGAAGGCCGAGTTCCGCAAGAAGGCCGCCGAGACCGCCGAGCTCCAGGCGAAGGCCGCAGCCGACGCGGCCAAAACCCACCGGGACAACGCCAAGAAGGACAAGGAGACTGCGGAGGCCAGGCTCACCGACGCGCTGAAGGCCGAGGGCGACGCCAAGGCGGCCGCCGCCGACGCACACGCCAAGCGGCTTGCGGCGGAGGCCGAGGAGAAGACGGCCAAGGCGGAGAAGGAGACGGCCGCCGTCAAGCGGTCCGAGGCCGCCGCGCACAAGAAGAACGCCGAGTCCCAGGCCACGAAGGCGAAGGGCGCCAAGGACAAGGCCGAGACCGCGGAGAAGACCGCCCAGGACCGGCGCGACGACGCGGTCAAGGCGAAGGACCACGCCAAGTCCCTGCGCGACGACGCCTGGGACGCCGAGCAGAAGGCTGACGCCGCCCGCGCGAAGGCCGACGCCAAGGACGCCTACGCCGACTCCCTGGATTCCGGTGACGCGGCGACCGCGGCCCGCACCGCCGCGAACGACGCCGACCAGGCGGCCGACGACGCCGAAACCGCTGCGGGCAAAGCCCGCTCCGAGGCCGACGCCGCCACCAAGGCGGCAGCCGACGCGGACGCCGCGGCCACCCGCGCCGAGGCCGCCGCCAAACGTGCCCGCTCCGACGCGGACGCCGCCCAGGCCGACAAGCTGAAGGCCGACGCCGCGGTCAAGACCGCCACCAGCGCGGTCGCCGACGCCATCAAGGCATCCAAGGACGCCTCCGACCAGGCCAAGACCGCGGTCAAGCTCGCCGACGAAGCCGAACAGCACGCCAAGGACGCCAAGACCCAGGCCGACAGTGCCAGCACGGAGGCGGCCAAGGCACTCGCGGCGTCAGCCAAAGCCGCCGGCTACGCCCACGTCACCGCCCAGGCCGCAGTCGACGCCGGAGGAGCCGCGAAACGGGTCGCCGACCCGGCCAACGACGCCATCCAGCTCGGCTCCGCCTACCTCGACGCCGACTCCGCGGCCGGCCTCGTCGTCCTGACCGGACAGGGCTCGAAGACGATCGCCGAACAGCAGCAGGCCGTCGCCCAGGCGCACGCCACGAACGCCGCCGCCGAGGCCCAGGCCGCCAAGAACCTCGCCGACCAGGCCAAGGGCGACACCAAGGAGGCCTACCAGCACGCGGCCAACGCCGCCGGATACGCCGCGGACGCCCGCACGTACGCGAAGGACGCCCTCGGCTACGCCGCAGGCGCCGCCAAGGCAGCCTCCGCAGCAGCGGTCTCGCTGGCCCGCACCATCGACTACGACACACAGGCCACCACCGACGCAGCCGCCGCCGACACGGCCGCGGGCAACGCCGAGGGCTACGCCAAGGACGCCCGCGACTCCGCCGACGCAGCCGAACTCGACGCCTCCGCGGCCCGCTCAGCCGCCGCCCAGGCCGAACAGGACGCCGAGGACGCCCGTGCCGCCGCTACCCGCGCCGACACGGCCGCCACCGAGGCCGAACAGGCCGCGAAGGACGCCGACAAGTACGCCACGGAGGCGCAGGAGGCCGCCGACAGGGCCGAGAAGGCGGAGAAGGCGAAGCAGATCAACGACGGAACCGTTCCCGACGAGAACGGCCACTCGATCGGCAACGTCTTCCACGTCATCGACCACATCGAGAAAATCGGCGACCCGGAGGTCGTCAAGAAGTCCGACGGCTGCGACCACTGGTGGACCCCCCTCACCTACACGGGCAACTGCACGATCACCTCGAAGATCAAGTACAGGGCCGTTGTCGACCTGTACCTGTGCAGTGCCGAGGGCATCGACCCGCAGAAGCTCATGTGTCCCCCGGGCGCGACGCATTACCTCAAGACGATCACCACCGGCGAACTGTCC
Proteins encoded:
- a CDS encoding LysR family transcriptional regulator: MQLDLNLLAALDALLEEGSVTGAADRLHVTAPAMSRSLGRIRKTTGDQILVRTGRTMTPTPYAIAVREQVHDLLQQVQGVLAPSRELDLATLERTFTLRWHDSLVALGGPALLAEVRRQAPGVRLRFIAESSVDTPGLRRGEVDLEANANRPAQPEIRADQVAETRQVVVMRQGHPLARAEAVTAARYAEAEHITISRRGRFDNALDEALARLGLTRRVVATAPTERAGFEFVRESDLLVTAPESTTLSAAADLGLVLLPLPFELPPAPVYLSWHQRYDTDPAHVWLRALARTALAGPGRGRDQVTH
- a CDS encoding NAD(P)-binding domain-containing protein, coding for MSMIAVLGNGRVGGSLSAALTRAGHEVTVADRSPGAAADAARTAQIVINATPGAGSLERLLALRKELEGKILVDVSNATVDGPDGLPAGLLHPGSSLGEQLQEALPGTRVVKTLNTMLYTVMTAPGTLAQAPTAFLSGEDPGAKQVVRGLLEELGWHPEWITDLGGIRTAQATEAAVLFVPHVIRSSGFAPFAVSIAR
- a CDS encoding transposase, which translates into the protein MDTPAFRPGEEVKVLRSRAGKAVSPVGWTGVVSGGRYVARVHLRYSFRIEPTPGQRIALARTFGCARVVFNDALAARKAAYQADRSRIATGALAKRVITDAKKTAERAWLAEVSVDALQSSLRDLDTAYANFFASVSGKRPGRRMGLPTFKSKRDSRRAVRFSRNGFRLRDNGRLNLAKIGDVRVRWSRELPSPPSSVTVLKDPSGRYFASFVVQVEPEPLAPVGAEVGIDLGLTHYAVLSDGRVIDNPRFLRRAERRLRKAQQVLSRKVKGSRNRAKARLKVARAHARVADARRNWCHQSASRLVRDNQAVYLEDLAVSGLARTRLAKSVHDAAWGMFRRVLEEKAARCGRHVGIVSRWLPSSQTCSVCWVVDGKKPLHVRIWRCEGCGTEHDRDLNASRVILAAGQAERLNAPGGPVSPGVEIPRQARLVERGTHPKAQPVTTGSQAGIPVL
- a CDS encoding RICIN domain-containing protein; amino-acid sequence: MADVLRLGGPSMTATAQDGLNQTPDKLHVLADRKNWERTPLAVAYDNDRDAAGKEMDALSAQREAWQKPLNGLATPGGFTDTDFHQPPDGDKSFYSQTGLSAWVADRFWKTDSDFYDDATPKADDATLKAVDQVGNPLYGKDPDPTGTTQAEWNRTLAERSAFQWMHGGPAANAGADDARLFLSSGGFPRSAPQQGTPEYRIAVEDVKSRFAACGWRDPVDPDGVLGDITSMAAGEWQQEVASQAAQRNQVLGANKDAVNALSKGAKALSDMLGQSWTADHLTRWQDYWMPGGLGWVGDSPTVIEVHAAKDKCLDVQGGKKDTGTPVQVYTCNGSAAQKWVLLGSEDKLHLQNVNSLKCLDVAGNNTANGTTIQISSCKESTSQTWSSELRGATSLKSVGTGKCLDLHTFDNGNDAKLYTCNDTPAQQFDIKPSGHNGTGQLDYPDKAQFTKATNGVAAAQAAAKKQLTVLKAQLAAAQKASTTSDTAVQAAYGIADTNGAPRGRGLLVGQQKDQVTQGAAAALAALEKAGETAEAATRASAGDSATITQRALAQAAQAKAEFRKKAAETAELQAKAAADAAKTHRDNAKKDKETAEARLTDALKAEGDAKAAAADAHAKRLAAEAEEKTAKAEKETAAVKRSEAAAHKKNAESQATKAKGAKDKAETAEKTAQDRRDDAVKAKDHAKSLRDDAWDAEQKADAARAKADAKDAYADSLDSGDAATAARTAANDADQAADDAETAAGKARSEADAATKAAADADAAATRAEAAAKRARSDADAAQADKLKADAAVKTATSAVADAIKASKDASDQAKTAVKLADEAEQHAKDAKTQADSASTEAAKALAASAKAAGYAHVTAQAAVDAGGAAKRVADPANDAIQLGSAYLDADSAAGLVVLTGQGSKTIAEQQQAVAQAHATNAAAEAQAAKNLADQAKGDTKEAYQHAANAAGYAADARTYAKDALGYAAGAAKAASAAAVSLARTIDYDTQATTDAAAADTAAGNAEGYAKDARDSADAAELDASAARSAAAQAEQDAEDARAAATRADTAATEAEQAAKDADKYATEAQEAADRAEKAEKAKQINDGTVPDENGHSIGNVFHVIDHIEKIGDPEVVKKSDGCDHWWTPLTYTGNCTITSKIKYRAVVDLYLCSAEGIDPQKLMCPPGATHYLKTITTGELSQEVTHTITIAEWQDGVDPVDILFGSWIKCAQKFTSGFERGSWSGCAWASLDVAGLFAGKIIRPIAEAVKAADVAARTGIRFTDAWKALRALKLPEDAVAGIFKTLGQRLRGLCLKDSFPAATPVLLADGSVKRIDAVNVGDQLLATDPDAGTTVPEPVTSTFSHSVDRLLQISFADGGRILTTPGHRMYVPGRGWVHASSLHRRDSLRTPTGALHRVVGIRPVDAPQQVWDLSIADLHTFYVLASQTPVLVHNVDCPVYYAEYPGGASIVADIDKDGLFGLAIEAIKDVPPRGSEMFNAALAHFGDAVKGIKGYWQDGGTLSDNLDSFNAAVRGGASLEEAALSTFTGKMASRAGFSKVEITELRGMPGHYTNVGATFR
- a CDS encoding inositol monophosphatase family protein, with protein sequence MSASIQSTASTTATGSVSDAELLAQTALAVGAAGSVLRERFGGVVRHRTREELMSALAANDDAALEVLRPRLTLLRPEAGWVEEELDGGALPSGEWWVVDPAEGNVNHLHGLPDWAVTATLVRDNRPVLTAVHLPLTGETYTALAGGGAHLDGRPLRVSETTDLGLSLVATSQARPDEDEAIVRRVGSSITAMLLDALVVRTSVPATLHLLNVAAGRIDAFWQFAGARADLLPGALLVTEAGGRISDAEGRPWTPESESLLAATPGVHTAAVATLSR
- a CDS encoding serine hydrolase domain-containing protein yields the protein MHEGDLLIRVPTCVLSSFQAPQVSHGHDPDLFVQIGSLTKPLTATVLTALADDGVLSLDDPLERFLPAPGGTGITLRHLAEHTSGLPRLPPGINGRDPYAAFDAAALDSVVRTLDTLATAPPGTAEEYSNLGYALLGAALTAATGTPYEELLHRHVLDPLGVADVAVDPPPGRRLCRAGLFGRPRRPWTMGGAILPAGGLWATPRAAARLLTGLLVERGLGEPAPAWQKAGSLVWHNGATGGASVFAGASPQGWILVHRLSGRSAVTDKLALDTLRLFIRPGD